One segment of Acidianus sp. HS-5 DNA contains the following:
- a CDS encoding sodium:solute symporter has protein sequence MIPQTNINDVTLVVFLVLFALFAFLGFYGSRWRKGDLSQLHEWGLAGRRLGIFLVWFLMGADLYTAYTFIAVPAALFGVGSLYFFAVPYVAWTFAIAMLTMPRLWTVSRNKGYITAADFVKDRFNSRHLAFAVALVGIVAELPYIALQIVGMEAALTMLIIGLGINGSITLINEVSLVIAFAILAAFTYTSGLRGATLTGVFKDALIWLTVIVSIIAIPLAIHGFHAAFSSIPSKKVAIYETLPSKLIMAYFSLALGSAIALYLYPHAINGSLSSVSKKQLKLSTSLLPIYGIGLVFLALFGILIYGVPNALKAISDLAPVIGKSAAADLVVPATIAYTLPSWFIGIALVGVFIGGLVPAAIMAIAISNLFVRNIVEEIKPLSMKGESTLAKWMSAVFKFAALGFVFAVPGYAITLQLLGGIIVAQAMPSVFLGLYTHKLEKWSLLAGLIAGVASGVGLYYYYHGVFMSTPIGSVYIALIALALNLVVTGIGTAIAYATGWRPASKVKDEEILKSM, from the coding sequence ATGATTCCGCAAACTAATATCAATGATGTAACTTTAGTTGTCTTCCTAGTACTATTTGCGTTATTTGCATTCCTTGGCTTTTACGGTTCAAGGTGGAGAAAAGGAGATCTATCACAACTTCATGAGTGGGGACTGGCAGGAAGAAGATTAGGGATTTTCCTAGTTTGGTTCCTCATGGGAGCTGACTTATATACTGCTTACACTTTCATAGCTGTTCCTGCAGCATTATTCGGCGTAGGTTCTCTTTACTTTTTCGCAGTGCCTTACGTAGCATGGACTTTTGCAATAGCTATGTTAACAATGCCGAGGCTCTGGACAGTATCAAGGAATAAGGGTTATATAACTGCTGCCGACTTCGTAAAGGACAGGTTTAACAGTAGACATTTAGCTTTTGCCGTAGCATTAGTAGGAATAGTTGCAGAACTACCTTACATAGCGTTACAGATAGTCGGCATGGAGGCAGCATTAACAATGCTCATAATAGGTTTAGGAATTAACGGTTCAATAACCTTAATCAACGAGGTATCCCTAGTAATCGCTTTCGCAATACTTGCAGCTTTTACTTACACCAGCGGACTAAGGGGAGCAACTCTTACCGGCGTCTTTAAGGACGCATTAATATGGCTCACAGTAATAGTTTCAATCATAGCAATACCGCTTGCAATACACGGATTCCACGCAGCCTTTTCCTCCATACCTTCAAAGAAGGTAGCTATATATGAGACGTTACCTTCAAAATTAATAATGGCCTACTTCTCCTTAGCTTTAGGAAGTGCAATTGCCTTGTACTTATATCCTCACGCAATAAACGGTTCATTAAGCTCGGTGAGCAAGAAACAACTTAAGCTCAGCACTTCGCTTCTACCCATTTACGGTATAGGATTAGTATTTTTAGCATTATTCGGCATTTTGATCTACGGTGTACCTAACGCATTGAAAGCAATAAGCGATTTAGCCCCAGTTATAGGCAAGTCAGCAGCTGCAGATTTAGTAGTTCCTGCTACAATAGCTTACACACTACCTTCTTGGTTTATAGGCATCGCACTAGTAGGAGTATTCATTGGCGGATTAGTTCCGGCTGCAATAATGGCAATAGCTATCTCTAACCTATTCGTAAGGAATATAGTAGAGGAAATTAAACCGTTATCGATGAAGGGAGAATCTACACTGGCAAAATGGATGTCTGCAGTTTTCAAGTTCGCAGCATTAGGTTTCGTTTTCGCAGTTCCAGGCTACGCAATAACACTTCAATTATTAGGAGGAATAATAGTAGCGCAAGCAATGCCCTCCGTCTTTCTGGGGCTTTACACTCATAAGTTAGAAAAGTGGTCGCTATTGGCAGGGTTAATAGCTGGAGTAGCTTCAGGGGTAGGGTTATACTATTATTACCACGGCGTCTTTATGTCAACCCCGATAGGCTCAGTTTACATTGCATTAATAGCTCTAGCACTTAACTTGGTAGTGACAGGGATAGGGACTGCAATAGCTTACGCGACTGGTTGGAGACCAGCATCTAAAGTAAAGGATGAGGAAATACTGAAATCAATGTGA
- a CDS encoding FAD-dependent oxidoreductase codes for MTIVIVGGGFAGFSAKGGKKEEEKIVLVDRKDYFLLTPWVIDYVCGLRDDVTIKYRDVIVGELSKVDFKEKKVYLSDGKALNYDKLILTIGHHQNLPRLKGAREFAHKIETFEDATALKKRLEEVNDVVIVGGGATGVELAGNIKGKNITLIQRRDRLLPTMTTASAKKAQKLLEEKGVNLLLGVEAVEVQKDKVITTHGEVKSELTIFAGGLKGPEIINSLHKNRNHRMLVDKFLRSIDYKDVYAAGDCATFENSEIPMSADVAVQAGRVAIKNTLGEEEEFIPKRTATILRIGDEYFGDFGENYVEGNFAKLLKGIAYVESRMLPKE; via the coding sequence ATGACAATCGTAATAGTTGGCGGAGGATTTGCAGGATTTTCGGCAAAAGGAGGTAAAAAAGAAGAAGAGAAGATTGTCCTAGTTGACAGGAAGGACTACTTTCTCCTAACTCCTTGGGTAATTGACTACGTTTGTGGGCTTAGGGACGACGTTACAATAAAATATAGAGACGTTATAGTGGGTGAACTAAGTAAGGTTGACTTTAAGGAAAAGAAAGTGTACTTAAGCGACGGGAAGGCACTCAACTACGATAAGTTGATCCTTACCATAGGTCACCACCAAAACCTACCTAGGTTAAAAGGTGCTAGAGAATTTGCCCACAAGATTGAAACCTTTGAAGACGCAACAGCCTTGAAGAAGAGGCTTGAGGAAGTAAATGACGTAGTAATAGTTGGCGGAGGAGCTACGGGAGTAGAATTAGCAGGAAACATAAAAGGAAAGAACATTACATTAATACAAAGGAGGGACAGACTCTTACCTACAATGACTACTGCATCTGCTAAGAAAGCCCAAAAGCTCCTTGAAGAGAAAGGAGTAAACCTTTTGCTGGGAGTTGAAGCAGTTGAAGTGCAGAAGGACAAAGTAATAACTACTCACGGTGAAGTAAAATCTGAGCTTACGATCTTTGCCGGAGGTCTAAAAGGACCTGAGATAATAAATTCTCTACATAAGAATAGGAACCACAGGATGTTAGTTGATAAATTTTTAAGGTCAATAGATTACAAGGACGTCTACGCGGCAGGAGACTGTGCAACTTTTGAGAATTCTGAGATACCAATGTCTGCAGATGTTGCAGTCCAAGCAGGGAGAGTTGCAATAAAGAATACCTTAGGAGAAGAAGAGGAGTTTATCCCTAAAAGGACTGCCACGATACTGAGGATAGGGGATGAATATTTTGGTGACTTTGGAGAAAATTACGTCGAAGGGAACTTTGCTAAACTTCTGAAGGGCATTGCTTATGTAGAAAGCAGAATGTTACCTAAGGAGTAA
- a CDS encoding DUF3311 domain-containing protein: MASKFYPAIFIILLVDIVLYSIFPVFNRVTPCLLGVPFFYWYQTIMLAVSSLMFFVVGYIFREEE, encoded by the coding sequence ATGGCGTCAAAATTTTATCCCGCAATTTTCATAATCTTGTTAGTTGATATAGTACTGTACTCCATATTTCCTGTCTTCAACAGAGTTACTCCTTGCTTATTAGGAGTACCATTTTTCTACTGGTATCAAACCATTATGTTAGCAGTAAGTAGTTTAATGTTTTTTGTAGTAGGGTACATATTTAGGGAGGAGGAGTAA
- a CDS encoding PaREP1 family protein, giving the protein MEELIRKAEEKGIDVEDVLIQLIYKDDPDGEVKFRLEMAKKYMAEAEDYVKKGDPVQASEKAYKVAEELVKALAEKFNLPEYQKARNEGRWYTYLLGSAAGKLSSNLGTWVMNGWDTAYALHVWGLHEAKWSIQDILPRINTIRKMLEEGEKVLQ; this is encoded by the coding sequence ATGGAAGAGCTAATAAGGAAAGCTGAGGAGAAAGGAATAGACGTTGAAGATGTTTTAATTCAACTAATCTACAAAGACGACCCAGACGGTGAAGTAAAGTTTAGGTTAGAGATGGCTAAAAAGTACATGGCCGAGGCTGAGGATTACGTTAAGAAAGGCGACCCAGTCCAAGCTTCTGAGAAAGCTTATAAAGTTGCAGAGGAGCTTGTGAAAGCCCTTGCTGAGAAGTTTAACCTACCGGAGTACCAGAAAGCAAGAAATGAAGGGAGATGGTATACATACTTGCTCGGTTCTGCAGCAGGTAAACTTTCCTCAAATCTGGGAACATGGGTAATGAATGGGTGGGATACTGCTTACGCTTTACACGTCTGGGGTCTTCATGAAGCTAAGTGGAGTATTCAAGATATTTTACCCAGGATTAATACTATCAGAAAGATGTTAGAAGAGGGAGAAAAAGTCCTGCAATGA
- the porB gene encoding pyruvate synthase subunit PorB, whose product MSLSLRDMLKSNSLLSGTSACPGCPENMAMRMVGMALGNDVALIVIAGCSSVIQGLAPRNSYNFPVLNIAFAAGPPAASGMWRAYKQRNKNTTVVVWAGDGGTADIGFGSMSGAAERNENFIYICIDNEAYMNSGGQRSGSTPFGAYTSTTPEGKKENKKEIMFILMDHNIPYLATASVGYPHDFVNKLRKAKQIFGFKYVQVLTPDPYGWMFDPSKTAEVGKLAVQTCYWPLLEYENGKLTVSPESLHCLEKSTRRPLKDFIQVQGRFKRINEEEYKALENYIDSMWEKIKKLMK is encoded by the coding sequence TTGAGCTTAAGTCTCCGAGATATGCTGAAGAGTAATTCCCTCCTCTCCGGGACTTCAGCTTGCCCAGGCTGTCCAGAGAACATGGCAATGAGAATGGTAGGTATGGCTTTAGGTAATGACGTTGCTTTAATAGTAATAGCCGGATGTTCATCAGTAATACAGGGCTTAGCACCTAGAAACTCCTATAACTTCCCTGTACTTAACATAGCCTTTGCAGCAGGACCACCTGCAGCCTCAGGTATGTGGAGGGCTTACAAACAGAGGAATAAAAACACTACAGTAGTAGTATGGGCAGGAGATGGAGGAACTGCCGATATAGGCTTCGGCTCAATGAGCGGTGCTGCAGAGAGGAACGAGAACTTCATATACATATGCATAGACAACGAAGCATACATGAACTCAGGCGGTCAGAGGAGCGGTTCAACGCCTTTCGGAGCTTACACTTCTACTACTCCTGAGGGTAAAAAGGAGAATAAAAAAGAGATAATGTTCATATTGATGGACCACAATATACCTTATTTGGCTACTGCCTCTGTAGGATATCCTCACGACTTCGTTAACAAGCTGAGGAAGGCGAAGCAGATATTTGGCTTCAAATACGTTCAAGTTTTAACTCCAGACCCTTACGGCTGGATGTTTGACCCTTCGAAGACTGCAGAAGTAGGGAAACTTGCAGTTCAAACTTGTTACTGGCCTTTATTAGAATACGAGAACGGTAAGCTTACTGTAAGTCCGGAGTCCCTCCACTGTTTAGAAAAGTCTACTAGAAGGCCATTAAAGGACTTCATTCAAGTCCAAGGGAGGTTTAAACGCATTAATGAAGAAGAATATAAAGCATTGGAGAACTACATTGATTCCATGTGGGAAAAGATAAAGAAACTTATGAAGTAA